In Ornithodoros turicata isolate Travis chromosome 1, ASM3712646v1, whole genome shotgun sequence, the DNA window CCTCGAACCTATCCACAGACGAGCTAGCCACTCTCGCTGACACTGTCATGGAAGTGGCCTCACCGACTGTAATGTACGTAGAAGTACCACCTCTGATTACTACTGCTCCCTTGTTTGTCCAAGCACATTCGCACGATCGTTCTCCATGCTTGTCTGCCATCGAAAACCTTACGCGACAGGTGAACAGCCTCACCCACCTTGTCTCTGAGCTAGCCACACGAAGCCGTTCAGCCAGTCTTCGTCGCTACTGCCGTCGGTCGCGCCCTTCCCGGGGCCGCCGCTTTTCAAGCCTCCAGGCCAACGGGATGTGCTGGTGCCATCAGCGGTTCGGCGCCGAGGCCCGACATTGTTTTCAACCGTGCTCATGGGTGGGAAACGCCCCGCCCAGTCACTAATGGCGACAGGTAGACCGGGCTTTGCGGAAAGTCGCCTCTTCCACGTCGTATACCGTGTGTCCGGCAGATGATTCCTCATATCATCGGTGCTGACGTAAGCGTGCTGTCCATCACTAAAGTTCATCGACACCATCAGCCCTGCTTCATACTGAAGGCCGCGAACGCTTTGGCTATCCCTGTATACGGCCGGCAATCCTTGACCCTTAATCTCGGCCTCCGAAGGGACTTCCGTGGGCTGTTCCACGTCGCCGACGTCTCCCAAGCTGTCATAGGTGCCGATTTTCTCTCGCAATTTCGGCTTCTCGTCGACGTCTCTTGGAAGCTCCTTCTTGATTCTGCCAGCAGCCTTTACGTTCACGGCATTCGAAGTCCCATACCACCCTACCACACACTATCGTTCTGCGTGCCTCAGTCAGCCAATTGGGCGATTTTCGAGGACTTTCCAGAGCTGACGAAACCAACAGAATGACATTGTGCACCATGTCATTACCCATAGCCACTACCGCACTACCCACTAGTACCGAGCTCTGAATCGTGCCACGGTACCCGACCACTACCCTGTACTGAATATCCTCGACTTCACGGAAAACATTGCAAACGCCACCATCTTTTCAAAAATCCACCTCGTTCGCGCCTATCATCAAATACCTATGGCTGAAGAGGACATCACAAAAACAGTCATTGTCACACCCTTTGGGTTCTACGAATTCCTACGCATGCCTTTCGGATTAAGAAATGCCGCACAGACTTTCCAACGCTTCATAGATTCCATCATTCGAGGCCTTTCATTCGTCTACGCCTATATAGACGATCTTCTAGTTGCCAGCACCACCGCCGAAGAACACGCCGAACACCTGCGAACACTCTTCTCCCGCCTTCAGGATAACGGCATCGTCATCAATGCCGCAAAAAGTTAATTGGGCGTACCGGAACTCGATTTCTTGGGCCATCGCATAAACCAACATGGCATCCATCCTGTACCAGCCTAGGTCGCTGGGATTCGGGATTTTCCTCGCCCGACTTCAGTTATGCAGCTCCGACGATTCCTTGGCTTCGTCAATTTTTACAGGCGGTTTCTGCAATCGTGTGCTGTCACATTGGCTCCCCTCGAAGCCCTGCTCACTTCAGGCAAGAGGACCCCTTCAGCCTTCCAATAGACTTCTGACGCCCTTGCCGCTTTCGACAAGATCAAACAAGACATCGCTGACGCCACCCTTCTCATCCATCCTCGGCACGATGCACCTACCTGCATCATGGTGGATGTGTCCAGTGTTGACGTCGGCGTGATCCTTCAGCAGCGTGTATCTTCCCTCTGGAAGccaatcgctttttttttttcgtggaagCTGAAGACCCCCCGAGACACGTTACAGCACATTCGTCCGGGAACTTCTCGCAATCTTCCTCACCTTAAAGCATTTCAGACATTTCCTGGAAGGCCGCCCTTTTACCGTTTACAGTGACCACAAGCCACTTGCCTACGCCTTCCCATCATCTGGAACCGGATACACCCCACGTGAAATCTGCAACCTAGCTCTCATTTCCAAATTCACGACAGACATACAGCACGTCAGTGGCATCAACAATCCTGTAGCCGACGCCCTGAGTCCCTTGCGCTGCGTAGACTCAGCCCAGGACCCCTCATCAACTGTTCTCTCTCTCGACCTGCTTGCATCCACGCAGTCAACAGATGAAGACCTAGCCACGCTCCATTCAAACGGCAACACCACCCTCAAGCACTAAGATGTTCACCTTCCTCGCACACCACGCCCCATAACTTGTGACACATCTCAGGCCAGTCCTCGACCATTCATCCCTGTACCGCTTCGGTGACCGATATTAAACCATTTTTCACGCCCTATTCGACTCTGGCGTGCGCGCTTCACAGAAACTCACCGGGTCACGTTACGTCTGGCCAAGGATGAACACGGACATCAAGTCTTGGGTGCGATCTTGCGTGCCTTGTGAACTCACCAAGACCCTGCTAGACTAGCCCTCGCAGCCTTCCTGCCTCCGGATGACTGGTTTGATCACATCCACATCGATCTTGTCGGACCCCTCCCACCCTGCCAAGGCCACAAGTACATCTTCACGATTATCGACGGGCACACCAGGTGGCCCGAGGCCGTTCCCGTCCCCGACTCAACAACACCCACCCTCGCCACCGCGCTCATTAGCGCATGGATCACCCGCTTCTGTGCGCCATCAGTGATCACGACCGACCATAGGAGCCAGTTCGAGTCCGCCCTGTTCGCCTCCCTGACCAACTCTTTGGGCACCAGACGCATTCGAACAAGAGCGTACCATTCTGTTGCCAATGGACTCCTGGAGCGTTTCCACCGCCAACTCAAGGTTGCCCCACGAGCCATCGGAAGCACCCCATTGCCCGAGACGTTTCCCATCACGCTCCTCAGTATCCGAGCAGCATTTAAGCCCGACCTCGGCTGCACCGTCATCGAGATGGTTTATGGGGCAACCTTTCGACTTCCCCGGGCGAATTCCTCGCCCTGTCCAAAGACCCTGTGCCCGACTCGACGCTCGACTACCTTTTCCGCCTTCGTCGTATCATGGCCAACCTCCATCCCACCCCCACCCACTCAGCACATTTTTCTTCTGGTTACCACCACCCAGATTTGAGCGCATGCAACTACGCTTTTCTCCGTCTCGATGCCGTGAAGAAGCCGTTGCAGCCCTCATATACGGGACCAATTCCCATCGTCCAGAAGAACCCACACTATTTCACCATCTCGATAGACGGCCAGCAAGACACCATCTCGCTCCACCGGCTGAAGCCGGCCTACCTCGAGCATTCATGCTCTCCACCCTCGCTCTCTGTTCAGAAGCTGGACAACTGCTGCTCATCTCTGCTTCTTGCTAGTCC includes these proteins:
- the LOC135396302 gene encoding uncharacterized protein LOC135396302; its protein translation is MQLRRFLGFVNFYRRFLQSCAVTLAPLEALLTSDPARLALAAFLPPDDWFDHIHIDLVGPLPPCQGHKYIFTIIDGHTRWPEAVPVPDSTTPTLATALISAWITRFCAPSVITTDHRSQFESALFASLTNSLGTRRIRTRAYHSVANGLLERFHRQLKVAPRAIGSTPLPETFPITLLNPVPDSTLDYLFRLRRIMANLHPTPTHSAHFSSGYHHPDLSACNYAFLRLDAVKKPLQPSYTGPIPIVQKNPHYFTISIDGQQDTISLHRLKPAYLEHSCSPPSLSVQKLDNCCSSLLLASPTDPLPAPCHVSRSPAVTQYHCYRSLPPAER